The window ATCGCGAAATGCCTCCTGCCGATCATCCGGGGGAGGCGCTGTAAGTCATTTCGCTTTGTAATGGAGGTTATGCATGCATTTCCGACCTTTGCACGATCGCGTGCTGGTTCGCCGTATCGAGGCCGAAGAAAAGACGGCCGGCGGCATTATCATCCCTGACACCGCCAAGGAAAAGCCGATGGAAGGCGAAGTCGTCGCCGTTGGCCCGGGGGCGCGTGACGATGCCGGGAAGCTGGTGGAACTCGCCGTCAAGGCGGGCGACCGCATCCTGTTCGGCAAGTGGTCCGGCACCGAAGTGCGGATCGACGGCGAGGACCTGCTCATCA of the Qipengyuania gaetbuli genome contains:
- the groES gene encoding co-chaperone GroES, coding for MHFRPLHDRVLVRRIEAEEKTAGGIIIPDTAKEKPMEGEVVAVGPGARDDAGKLVELAVKAGDRILFGKWSGTEVRIDGEDLLIMKESDILGIIETAAELKKAA